GAGGTCGTGTTTTTCTGCGGCGTCGTTGGCCAGATTGTAAAGCTCACTTCGTCCGGAATTTGGGAACTCGATGAGCTTCCAGTCGCCAAAACGCACCGCCCGCGCGACAGGCTCCTCGTGGTTTTCCCAATAAAGCACTCGCTCAGTCGGTTTATCGTCAGCGGCAAAAGGCAGAGGCATCCCGTCGCGCGCTTCACCATCTGCCTCCGTCAAAGCCTGCAACGTCGCGTAGAGATCCCAGAGGGCGACGGGCGTGTCGTCCACCCCGCGCTCGATGCCCGCGCCCCAGACGATCAGGGGCACGCGGATGCCGCCTTCGTAGAGGTCGCGCTTGGCTCCTCGGAGTGGGCCGTTGCTGTCAAAGAACTCGGGGTCGGCACCACCCTCGCGATGCGGGCCGTTGTCGCTGGTAAAAATGATGATCGTGTTATCGGCCATTCCCAGCTCCTCGATCTGGGCGCGCAGTCGTCCCACCTCGTCGTCCAGTCGAGTGATCATGGCGGCGTGGTTACGCTGGGCCTGCGGCCAATCACGCTCGGTATAGCGTCCGGCGTCGGGGATTTCCATGCCCTCATTGCCAGCTTCGTTGTTGGCGTGGGGCAGGGTGGGCGTGTAGAGCAGAAAGACCGGGTGCCCAGCCGCATGCTCGGCGGCGATAAACTTCTGGGCGCCTTCGAGCAGCAGGTCGGGCGCATATTGCACGCGCTCGGTGGCGACTCCGCCGGTGGCGTCGGCATAATCGACCGGCACTTCGCGCACTACGTTAGCGAGCGGCACCTGTTGATCGTTCCACCAGAGGAAGGCCGGCCAGTAGTTATGCGCCGCCACCAGATTGTCGTAGCCGAAGAAGTGACCGAAGCCTTGCGCGTTGGGCGAACCGCTGCTGCCGACCGGGCCGGAATCCCACTTGCCCA
The Verrucomicrobiota bacterium JB022 DNA segment above includes these coding regions:
- a CDS encoding arylsulfatase, with the protein product MKRLWPLILLALFAALAGCGKKAPPPRPNIIVIVADDLGYGELGSYGQRQIETPNLDRLATEGIRFTQAYAGSSVCQPSRTSLLTGFHTGHSPTKGNFAPPLPAGTGTLATLLQPLGYATGLVGKWDSGPVGSSGSPNAQGFGHFFGYDNLVAAHNYWPAFLWWNDQQVPLANVVREVPVDYADATGGVATERVQYAPDLLLEGAQKFIAAEHAAGHPVFLLYTPTLPHANNEAGNEGMEIPDAGRYTERDWPQAQRNHAAMITRLDDEVGRLRAQIEELGMADNTIIIFTSDNGPHREGGADPEFFDSNGPLRGAKRDLYEGGIRVPLIVWGAGIERGVDDTPVALWDLYATLQALTEADGEARDGMPLPFAADDKPTERVLYWENHEEPVARAVRFGDWKLIEFPNSGRSELYNLANDAAEKHDLAATEPEQVKKALELIEKNRATDE